The following proteins are co-located in the Microbacterium immunditiarum genome:
- the gatA gene encoding Asp-tRNA(Asn)/Glu-tRNA(Gln) amidotransferase subunit GatA has translation MTDLTKLSAAALADMLASGEVSSVEATQAHLDRIAAVDGDVHAFLHVSDHALDVAADIDRRRAAGEQLGPVAGVPLAIKDVLVTTDMPSTSGSKILEGFMSPYDATVVARSRAAGLVPLGKTNMDEFAMGSSTEHSAYGPTRNPWDLERIPGGSGGGSAAAVAAFEAPLALGSDTGGSIRQPAHVTGTVGMKPTYGGVSRFGAIALASSLDQVGPVTRTVLDAGLLHDVIGGHDPHDATSLTDEWPSFAAVAREGATGGVLKGLKVGVIRELPDSGFQPGVSESFRAALAAMEAQGAEIVEVSAPHFEYGVAAYYLILPAEASSNLAKFDSVRFGLRVDVPGGTVEDVMAATREAGFGDEVKRRVILGTYALSAGYYDAYYGSAQKVRTLIQRDFDEAFAQVDVIATPSAPTTAFKLGEKIDDPMQMYLNDVTTIPANLAGVPGISIPAGLAPEDGLPVGIQFLAPAREDARLYRVGAALEALLLDSWSGPLLDRAPVLGGAR, from the coding sequence GTGACCGATCTCACGAAGCTGAGCGCCGCCGCGCTCGCCGACATGCTCGCCTCGGGCGAGGTGTCCAGCGTCGAAGCCACGCAGGCGCACCTCGACCGCATCGCCGCCGTCGACGGCGACGTCCATGCCTTCCTGCACGTGAGCGACCACGCCCTCGACGTCGCGGCCGACATCGACCGCCGTCGCGCGGCGGGGGAGCAGCTCGGCCCCGTCGCGGGCGTGCCGCTCGCCATCAAGGACGTGCTCGTGACGACCGACATGCCGTCAACGAGCGGCTCGAAGATCCTCGAGGGCTTCATGTCGCCGTACGACGCGACGGTCGTCGCCCGCTCGCGCGCGGCCGGTCTCGTGCCGCTCGGCAAGACGAACATGGACGAGTTCGCGATGGGCTCGTCGACCGAGCACTCGGCATACGGCCCGACCCGCAACCCGTGGGACCTCGAGCGCATCCCCGGCGGCTCGGGCGGCGGTTCGGCCGCGGCCGTCGCCGCGTTCGAGGCGCCCCTCGCGCTCGGCTCGGACACAGGCGGCTCGATCCGCCAGCCCGCACACGTGACCGGGACCGTCGGCATGAAGCCGACGTACGGCGGCGTGAGCCGCTTCGGGGCCATCGCCCTCGCATCGTCGCTCGACCAGGTCGGCCCCGTGACGCGCACCGTGCTCGACGCGGGCCTGCTGCACGACGTCATCGGCGGACACGACCCGCACGACGCCACCTCGCTCACCGACGAGTGGCCGTCGTTCGCGGCCGTCGCGCGCGAGGGCGCGACGGGCGGCGTGCTCAAGGGACTGAAGGTCGGCGTCATCCGCGAGTTGCCCGACAGCGGCTTCCAGCCCGGCGTCTCGGAGTCGTTCCGCGCTGCTCTGGCCGCGATGGAGGCGCAGGGCGCCGAGATCGTCGAGGTGAGCGCGCCGCACTTCGAGTACGGCGTCGCCGCGTACTACCTGATCCTTCCCGCCGAGGCGTCGAGCAACCTCGCCAAGTTCGACTCCGTGCGGTTCGGCCTGCGGGTCGACGTGCCGGGCGGAACGGTCGAGGACGTGATGGCCGCGACCCGCGAGGCGGGCTTCGGCGACGAGGTCAAGCGCCGGGTCATCCTCGGCACCTACGCGCTGTCGGCCGGCTACTACGACGCGTACTACGGCTCGGCGCAGAAGGTCCGCACCCTCATCCAGCGCGACTTCGACGAGGCGTTCGCGCAGGTCGACGTGATCGCGACGCCGTCCGCGCCGACGACCGCGTTCAAGCTCGGCGAGAAGATCGACGACCCGATGCAGATGTACCTCAACGACGTCACGACGATCCCCGCGAACCTCGCGGGCGTCCCCGGCATCTCCATCCCCGCCGGCCTCGCGCCGGAGGACGGACTGCCCGTGGGCATCCAGTTCCTCGCTCCCGCCCGCGAGGACGCACGCCTCTACCGCGTGGGCGCCGCGCTCGAGGCGCTGCTCCTCGATTCGTGGAGCGGACCGCTGCTCGATCGCGCGCCGGTGCTGGGAGGTGCCCGCTGA